The Takifugu flavidus isolate HTHZ2018 chromosome 21, ASM371156v2, whole genome shotgun sequence genome has a window encoding:
- the LOC130517938 gene encoding ataxin-1-like yields MKSNQERSNECLPPKKREIPASTLPSEIRSPPPAKDHQRTENMPWLANVAGGSESGAGEHHSSSQSGEPPFKSLFSALDTSSSSSSSSSSLRLVQSLPTVYTSPLSQSTAGGTAHYSQLPPNLQFIASPYSAPYAGYISQMFPPPPPPPPLSSPSLTPQRPSHSAPASASPQASKHEQQRTSAVRTTMPPPPMDSIPHHVHKSPSARTLSSPPHQGAVHLPPHPLHPHHTLAHGTSQVVVQYADGATRKEDVHSLPRELHNGELERGQRFGISPESNHPKSGSKLRDNVSFSSYEARHLVLPSEYSPHDPSGLRTSVMLMPNSHGDHQLAPPRASPDKVTIASSAHMEKGGILLGKPVNRTPSSTTTTSSFIFPPPLSLNNLNATVTTLSPQTVIQTAHSTTESLSMGLPTTSIYHQPPIIGYIAGSNGSQHAPISYHAGLQQHLFIPGSQPVIIPVSGGGVTTLDPASPHITSSGQASKFPTYIAATALKREPVESSSGSYPQPASGAVVQAQLHLPVVPALPGLVAPSAPPPPPGAVLPPSLPPYFVKGSIIQLADGELKRVEDLKTEDFIQSAEISNDLKIDSSTVERIEGSHTSPNFAVVQFSVGEHRAQVSVEVLVEYPFFVFGQGWSSCCPDRTTQILELPCTKLSVGDVCISLTLKNLKNGSLKKTQSLELAPPVSASSLKSSRAACDAPHICGGGGSRPSEWENGIGQRAQGGRGAGEKNGELLFGESETVSKIQVAGSGPSKQSSVRKRRWSAPEGRQVEKTEDEPPLTLPKPSFIPHEVKVSIEGRSNNGK; encoded by the exons ATGAAGTCCAACCAGGAGCGCAGCAATGAATGTTTGCCACCAAAGAAGAGGGAGATCCCCGCCAGCACGCTGCCATCAGAAATCCGTTCGCCGCCACCCGCCAAGGACCACCAGCGCACGGAGAACATGCCCTGGCTCGCCAATGTGGCCGGTGGGAGCGAGAGCGGCGCGGGTGAGCATCACAGCTCCAGTCAGTCTGGCGAGCCCCCCTTCAAGTCCCTTTTCTCGGCGTTAgacacgtcctcctcctcctcctcctcctcttcgtccctGAGGTTGGTGCAGTCTCTACCTACGGTCTATACGTCGCCCTTATCCCAGTCCACCGCTGGAGGAACTGCCCATTACTCCCAACTGCCACCCAACCTGCAGTTTATAGCCTCACCTTACTCAGCGCCGTACGCTGGTTACATCTCTCAGATGTTTCCACCTcccccgccgccccctcccctctcctccccctccctgacccccCAGAGACCTTCGCACTCAGCGCCGGCCTCTGCGTCCCCGCAGGCCTCCAAACACGAGCAGCAGAGGACGTCCGCGGTCCGCACCACAATGCCCCCGCCTCCCATGGACTCCATTCCCCATCACGTTCACAAGTCCCCTTCGGCGCGGACATTGTCGTCGCCGCCGCACCAAGGCGCCGTTCACCTGCCTCCCCACCCGCTGCACCCCCACCATACTTTGGCACACGGGACGTCCCAGGTTGTGGTGCAGTACGCGGATGGAGCCACCAGGAAAGAAGATGTTCACTCCCTACCGAGAGAGCTGCACAACGGTGAGCTGGAGAGGGGCCAGAGGTTCGGAATCTCCCCTGAATCCAACCACCCAAAGTCAGGTAGCAAGTTAAGAGACAACGTTTCTTTTTCGTCCTATGAGGCCCGCCATTTAGTTTTGCCATCGGAGTACTCTCCCCATGACCCCTCAGGGCTCAGAACCTCCGTCATGCTCATGCCCAACAGCCACGGGGACCACCAGCTCGCACCACCCAGAGCCAGCCCCGACAAAGTGACGATCGCGTCTTCTGCCCATATGGAGAAAGGTGGAATTCTCCTGGGCAAGCCTGTCAACCGCacgccctcctccaccaccaccacctcctcgttCATATTTCCACCCCCGTTGAGTCTCAACAACCTGAACGCGACGGTGACCACGCTGTCGCCCCAAACGGTTATCCAAACTGCACACAGTACCACAGAGTCCCTGTCCATGGGGCTGCCCACCACCAGTATCTACCATCAGCCCCCCATTATTGGATACATTGCAGGGAGCAACGGTAGCCAGCACGCCCCCATCAGCTACCACGCCGGCCTGCAGCAGCACTTATTTATTCCTGGTTCCCAGCCGGTTATTATCCCTGTTAGCGGTGGTGGTGTCACCACGTTGGATCCCGCCTCCCCCCACATAACATCATCTGGCCAAGCCTCAAAATTTCCCACATACATCGCTGCCACAGCCCTCAAGCGAGAGCCCGTGGAGTCGTCCAGCGGTTCGTACCCTCAGCCAGCTTCGGGCGCGGTGGTCCAAGCCCAGCTCCATTTGCCCGTCGTTCCCGCTCTGCCAGGGCTAGTTGCACCCTCTGCGCCTCCTCCCCCGCCCGGTGCAGtgctccctccttctctccccccatATTTCGTCAAGGGCTCCATCATCCAGCTGGCCGACGGGGAGTTGAAACGCGTGGAGGACCTGAAGACGGAAGACTTCATCCAGAGCGCAGAGATCAGCAATGACCTGAAGATCGACTCTTCCACGGTGGAGCGCATTGAAGGGAGCCACACCTCACCCAACTTCGCCGTGGTTCAGTTTTCTGTTGGAGAGCACCGCGCACAG gtGAGCGTGGAGGTCTTGGTGGAGTACCCCTTCTTTGTCTTCGGCCAGGGTTGGTCCTCTTGCTGTCCTGACCGGACCACCCAGATTCTAGAACTGCCCTGCACCAAGCTGTCAGTAGGTGACGTTTGTATTTCACTCACCCTCAAGAACCTAAAGAACGGATCTCTGAAGAAGACTCAGTCCCTGGAGCTGGCCCCCCCAGTCTCCGCCTCCAGCCTCAAATCCAGCAGAGCTGCGTGCGACGCTCCCCACATCTGTGGCGGAGGAGGGTCCAGGCCCAGCGAATGGGAAAACGGCATCGGCCAGCGAGCCCAAGGAGGGAGAGGCGCCGGCGAGAAGAACGGCGAACTGCTGTTCGGTGAAAGCGAGACGGTTTCTAAAATTCAGGTAGCCGGAAGTGGCCCCAGTAAACAATCAAGCGTCAGGAAAAGGAGATGGTCGGCTCCTGAAGGTCGACAGGTGGAAAAGACAGAGGACGAGCCCCCTTTGACCCTGCCCAAACCCTCCTTCATCCCACACGAGGTGAAGGTCAGCATCGAGGGGAGGTCGAATAACGGCAAGTGA